In Rissa tridactyla isolate bRisTri1 chromosome 2, bRisTri1.patW.cur.20221130, whole genome shotgun sequence, a single window of DNA contains:
- the FAM221A gene encoding protein FAM221A isoform X2: MRIVGDDDGGKLFTPEEYEEYKRKVLPIRLQNRLYVSWRSPTGMDCKLVGPETLCFCTHRYKQHKTDYEVIPKDRPICVPCRVSRCPCQSYHYVPLNGTQPIRCRCKHFADQHSAAPGFSCNSCSKCSGFHSCFTCACGQPTYAHETVVETKQERLAQGKPVGEDVPYAAMGGLTGFSSLAAGYMRLDDSGIGAPSDEHLESPVTSMDHPFLKAFQAPSSSAQTISQIAGGSSATRQVSHGKHSEDDDMAYFEKRFQERLKKEKAAKRKEKSPVPSKKP; the protein is encoded by the exons ATGAG AATTGTAGGTGATGATGATGGAGGAAAGCTCTTTACCCCTGAGGAATATGAGGAGTACAAAAGAAAAGTATTACCAATTCGGTTACAGAACAGGTTGTACGTGAGCTGGAGATCACCAACTGGTATGGACTGTAAGCTTGTGGGACCAGAGACGCTGTGCTTTTGTACTCACCG GTATAAACAACACAAAACGGACTATGAAGTGATTCCCAAAGATCGTCCTATTTGTGTGCCTTGTAGAGTGAGCCGTTGTCCATGCCAGTCCTATCACTATGTCCCTCTAAATGGCACACAGCCCATCCGTTGTAGGTGCAAACACTTTGCTGATCAGCACAGTGCAGCGCCTGGATTTTCGTGTAACTCTT GTTCCAAGTGTTCGGGCTTTCATAGTTGCTTTACCTGTGCATGTGGGCAGCCAACATATGCTCATGAAACAGTAGTGGAAACTAAACAAGAGCGCTTAGCCCAAGGAAAGCCTGTGGGGGAGGATGTTCCTTATGCTGCTATGGGAGGACTGACTGGTTTTAGTTCACTAGCAGCAGGCTACATGAGACTCGATGACAGCGGAATAG GGGCTCCTTCTGATGAACATTTAGAATCCCCTGTTACCAGCATGGATCATCCATTTCTAAAAGCGTTTCAGGCACCTTCTAGTTCTGCTCAAACCATCTCACAGATAGCAG gtgGTTCTAGTGCTACAAGGCAAGTTTCTCATGGAAAGCATTCAGAAGATGATGACATGGCTTACTTTGAAAAACGTTTTCAAGAACGG CTGAAAAAGGAGAAGGCTGCTAAACGGAAAGAGAAAAGTCCAGTACCATCAAAGAAGCCatga
- the FAM221A gene encoding protein FAM221A isoform X1 codes for MERLQLDEVALAEYWEYRRIVGDDDGGKLFTPEEYEEYKRKVLPIRLQNRLYVSWRSPTGMDCKLVGPETLCFCTHRYKQHKTDYEVIPKDRPICVPCRVSRCPCQSYHYVPLNGTQPIRCRCKHFADQHSAAPGFSCNSCSKCSGFHSCFTCACGQPTYAHETVVETKQERLAQGKPVGEDVPYAAMGGLTGFSSLAAGYMRLDDSGIGAPSDEHLESPVTSMDHPFLKAFQAPSSSAQTISQIAGGSSATRQVSHGKHSEDDDMAYFEKRFQERIIPCCKSLLCRKILQEEDTTLWVSEETLRWRFSIYLSNKLAV; via the exons ATGGAGCGGCTGCAGCTGGATGAGGTGGCCCTGGCGGAGTACTGGGAGTACCGGCG AATTGTAGGTGATGATGATGGAGGAAAGCTCTTTACCCCTGAGGAATATGAGGAGTACAAAAGAAAAGTATTACCAATTCGGTTACAGAACAGGTTGTACGTGAGCTGGAGATCACCAACTGGTATGGACTGTAAGCTTGTGGGACCAGAGACGCTGTGCTTTTGTACTCACCG GTATAAACAACACAAAACGGACTATGAAGTGATTCCCAAAGATCGTCCTATTTGTGTGCCTTGTAGAGTGAGCCGTTGTCCATGCCAGTCCTATCACTATGTCCCTCTAAATGGCACACAGCCCATCCGTTGTAGGTGCAAACACTTTGCTGATCAGCACAGTGCAGCGCCTGGATTTTCGTGTAACTCTT GTTCCAAGTGTTCGGGCTTTCATAGTTGCTTTACCTGTGCATGTGGGCAGCCAACATATGCTCATGAAACAGTAGTGGAAACTAAACAAGAGCGCTTAGCCCAAGGAAAGCCTGTGGGGGAGGATGTTCCTTATGCTGCTATGGGAGGACTGACTGGTTTTAGTTCACTAGCAGCAGGCTACATGAGACTCGATGACAGCGGAATAG GGGCTCCTTCTGATGAACATTTAGAATCCCCTGTTACCAGCATGGATCATCCATTTCTAAAAGCGTTTCAGGCACCTTCTAGTTCTGCTCAAACCATCTCACAGATAGCAG gtgGTTCTAGTGCTACAAGGCAAGTTTCTCATGGAAAGCATTCAGAAGATGATGACATGGCTTACTTTGAAAAACGTTTTCAAGAACG AATCATACCATGCTGTAAGAGCCTACTGTGTAGAAAAATCTTACAAGAGGAAGACACGACCTTGTGGGTCAGTGAGGAGACATTGAGATGGAGGTTTAGCATCTACCTCAGCAACAAACTTGCTGTGTGA